From the Fusobacterium ulcerans ATCC 49185 genome, the window ATTTTTGAAGGTTACGCACCAACAGGGTCAGTAGTTGAATTATACAGAAATGGAATATTAATAGATTATCAAAATGCGGAAAACCAAAGATACAGATTTGAAAATATAAATACACAGTCATTAACAGATAAGTATTATATAAGAATATATAAAACAGATGGAACATATATTCAAAAAGATCTTTCTCTATGGTTAAACAATAAGAATTTAAGCAAAAATACATGGAATTACAGTATACAGAGTGGAAAAGTTGATAGAAAAGGGGATAATGATTTTATTGGAACTTTAAAATATGGACTTAATAATTTTATGACTGCAGAAGTAGGATATTATAATCTGGCTGGAAAGTCAGAAGAAAGAAAAAAATATGATGAAATGTCCTATGGAATGTACATAAATTCTCCTCCTGTTAAATTTCCTTTCTGGGCGAATATCATATGGTATCAAGATAGAGAAGAAGGAGATGGAACTCTTACTTGGGAATATAGACAGAATTTTTATGATTTTATAATTGAAGGTATTGGAGAAAAATATAGCAGAAGAATAAGTGAAGAAGAAAAGAAAGATGAAAAATATAGAGCTAATATCAGAAAAAGTTTTGGAAGACTGAATATTGGAACTGGATATGAGGTTGAAACATATCAGGGGAATCATTATACAGATTATATAGGAAGTGTAGGATATAATCAGAGATATTTGAGCAATACTTTAGAATATAGATTTCAGGAATATTCAGATGATGTTAAAAGAAATAGGCATATTACAAGATTTCAAACAGGAATATCATATTTTGATAATATTAATATAGTAACTGAAGTAGAACTAAAATATGATAATAATTGGGAAGTGCTTGAAGATAAGTATTCAGTGAAGTTTATAAGAAGAAATAATGGATACTACAGCAAAAAATATTTTGATTTGTCACTAGGAGTTACTTATTCTACTAAAGATGATGACCGTTTAAAAATGGAAATGAATGGAACTGTTTATTTGGAAGATTTTGGAGTGCCATTTGTAGATACTGAAATTTCTTTTGATGCAAGTGATGAAAAGGGAAGTACTAAAAAAGTGGGAACTAAGTTTAGAAAAATTCTCATTTTGGAAGATATAGAGAGAAACAGTAGATTAAAAAATAAATCTAACTCATGGGTAAGTGGAAAAGTATATATAGATAACAATGCAAATTCTAGGTTTGATGTAGAAGATGAAGTATTACCAGATATAAAGGTAAGTATCTTAGGAAAAAGTATAGAAACAGATGCTGATGGAAATTATCTGATAGAAGATATATCATCTAATGCTGAATTTAATGTGAGAGTTGATAGAACATACATTGATCCACTGCTGTATTATGATGAAGAAAAATATTATAAATTGATGCCATCTACTGGAATGAAAATAGATATACCATTTCAAAATACTATCTCTCTAAGTGGGAATGTAATTGTACATGGAGAAAATATTGATGTGGAAAGTCTTCCATATATATTTAATAAAATTAAAATAGTTATAAAGAATGGAGATAAAGAAGTAAAAAGTTTAAAACCTGAATTTGATGGTTATTTTATAGTAGATGGTTTAATAGAAGGAAATTATACTGTTGAATTGTCTTCAAGAGATGAACTGTATAAACCTATGAAAAATAAAATTGAAATTACTATAAAGCCAGATGAAATAGAAAATGGTATTTTTGAAATGGGAAAATTAATTTTTACAGAGGAGATTTAAAATGAAAGCAATCACCTTTCCTTTATTGTTTATTTTTTTCTTTGAATATTCCTATAGTATTTATCAAAATACTAATTTTAGTAAAATGGTAGCAAAATCTGAAATGTCAATGAAAGGAAAAATAATAGATATAAAGGGTTTAGAAGAAAAAGCACCTCTAAAAATTGAAATAATAAATCTTGCTGCTGATGGAAATATAACTCTTGTCTTTAACCATGAAAATATGGAATTATTTAGTGATAAAAATGATTTAGTAGATATAGACATTTCAAAAATCAGTGCAGAAAAATCTCAAACTGGATTTAATATAAAAGTAAAAAGCAGCATTTTAAATCAAGATTTAATAGAAGTTTTAAAAACTAAGCAGTTTATTGAATTAGATACTCCAGAAAAAGAAAAAATGAAAGTAATAAAATTAACAGCTATATATAGGTAGGAGAAAAATGAAAAAAATAATTTTTATATTGAATATATTTTTATCAATAATAGTGTATTCAAGTGAAAGGGCATATTTTAGACCAACAGCAGTATATGAAGTAAAAGACCCTATTACAATAACTTCTGACAGAAATGAGATTGATTTTGGAATTCTTTTGGATGGGCAGGTAGGAAGAGTATCAGGACATACTTTGACACTGACTGGAACAGGAAATATGAATGTAGAATACAGTTTAAATGTTTCTCAGGAAGATGCTGGACTTGAAATAAGAGAGGCAAGCAAAACAATACAAAGTAATGGAGCAGTATATAAGTATAATTACATATGGGATACTTCAGAGAGTAAGATAAAAAATTTAAAAGGTACTGTGATAAGATTTACAGCTTCATATACAGAATAAAATAATCAGTCTAGCAGAAAATCTATTATAATGATAAAATAAAGAGGAAGGTTCAAAGGCCGACCTCTTTTTATTTTTAGAAGAGGAATACTTAATGTAAGGGGGAGAAATGGATATAATAATAAGAACAGTAAAATTAGATGATATAGAGAGTATTAATACTTTGTATAGAGAAGTTGATGAACTTCATTTGGAAAAATATCCAGAGCTTTTTAAGAAGCCAGAAGAGGAAGGAAGATCTCTAGAGTACATAAAAAGCATTATAGCAACCCCATATAGAGAGATATTTGTAGCTGAACGTGGGGGAGAGATAGTAGGAATAGCAGAAGTGATGGTTACTAAAAATCAGCCTTTTCCAGTAAAAATAGATATGAAATGGGTAGCATTAGATAATCTTGTAGTAAGTGAAAAATTTAAAGGACATGGAATAGGAAGTATGCTTGTAGATTGTGTTATAGATTGGGCGAGAGATTGGAATATAAACAGAATAGAATTAAAAGTTTATGAACAGAATTTTGAAGCTCTATCTTTTTATGAAGCAAAGGGATTTGAAACACTTAACAGGACAATGTTTTTAAACATAGAATAAGGAGGAAAAATGGAAGATTTAAAAAACAGGGTAGATGAACTTTTAGAAAATCAGGAATACGACAAAGCTCTAGAGCTCCTTACTGAGAATGAAATAAATGGGAAAGCAGATACATGGACTAATTCAACAACAGGATGGATACTTGGAAAATTAGGGAGAAAAGAGGAAGCTTTAGAATATTTAAGAAAAGTAGAGGGAGAAGAGGAAGAAAATACATGGTTATGCTGTGAAATAGGTTGGAATCTTGGAGCTCTAGGAAAGAGTAAAGAAGCAGTATATTATTTGAATAGAGCTAAGGAACTAGGAAGAGATGATGTATGGATTAATAGTGAATTAGGTTGGAATATGGGAAGATTAGATAGAAATGAAGAAGCAGTATACTATCTGAATAGAGCTAAAGAATTGGGAAGAGATGATACATGGATATTTGAGGAGCTAGGCTGGAATTTAGGTATATTAAAAAAATATGAAGAAGCTCTTGAAAATCTAATAATATCAGAGAAAATGAAAGAACCAGATGCATGGACAAATTCACAGATAGGTTGGAATCTTGGAAAAATGGGTAGAGATGAGGAAGCAGTGGCTTATCTGAAAAAAGCTGTAGAACAGGGAAGAGATGACACATGGGTTTTTTCTACTCTTGCATGGAATTTAGGAAAATTAGATAGAAGCGAGGAAGCTTTAAAATATCTTTTAAAAGCAAGTGAACTAGGAAGAGATGATGAGTGGATTAATAGTGAGATAGGGTGGAATTATGATAGATTAGATCAATATGAGAAGGCCTATGAATATTTGAAAAAAGTTGAAGATATGGGAAGAGATGATGCATGGTTTTTCAGAGAATATGGATGGTGTATAGGGAGATTAGAAGGGGATAGAGAAGAGGAAGCTCTGAAATATTTAAGAAAAGCTGAAGAGATTGAGGGAGCTGACTCATGGCTGAATACTGAAATAGGCTGGAATCTAGGAAAATTAGGAAAATATGAAGAAGCTCTTGAGAAATTAAAAAAAGCAGAGGAACAGGGAGACAGCAGTAGATGGTTATACCGCGAGATTGCATGGAACCTTGGAAGAGTTAAAAATCCAAAAGAAGCTTTAGAATACTTAAAGAAAGCTGAAGACAAAGATAATTTAACTCCTTGGATTTGTACAGAATTTGCATGGAATTTAGGGAAGTTAGGAGAAGTAGAAGAGGCTATATTCTATTTGAGAAAAGCTAAAGAATTAGGAAGAGATGATGCTTGGGTAAATAGAGAACTTGGATGGAATTTAGGAAAAATGGATAAATACAAGGAAGCTTTAGAATGTCTGAGAAAGGCGGAAAAAATGGAAGAGGATCCAGATGCATGGCTGTACAGAGAAATAGGCTGGAATCTAGGTATGCTTGATGAATTTGAAGAAGCTTTAGGATATTTAAGAAAAGCTGAAGAAATGGAAGAAGCAGATGATTGGTTAAATTCACAAATAGGTTGGAATCTTGGAGAGCAGGATAAGTATGTAGAAGCTATGGTGTACATAGAAAGAGCCATGAAGCAGGGAAGAGATGACTCTTGGATAAATGGAGAATATGGATGGCTTTTAACTAAGATGGAGAAACATGAAGAAGCTTTAGATTATTTTAAGAAGGCAGAAGCAGAAAAAGAACCATCTAACTGGCTTTTAGGACAACTTGGAGATGTATATAAAGTGCTTGGAAAATATGAATCAGCTTTAGAATACTACAAAAGACTTGAAGAAGCAGATCCAGAAGATTCAAATAATTTTTCAAACATAGCTGATGTTCTTACAAAACTTGATAGAAGAGAAGAAGCAGCGGAATATTATAAGAAAAGTGAAAAAAAAAATGGTAAAGTAGAAAATTATAGTATAGCTGCTAATTATGAGAAGATAGGCGACTATGAAAATGCAGCAAAGTATTATTATAAGGTAATTACAGAAGAAAATAGAAGAGATACATGGATATATAAAAAAGCAGGAGCAGTTTTTAAAAAGATAGGAAAATATGCAGAAGCTTTAGATTGCTATAGAAAAGCTAAAGAATACAATGGAAAAAATAGTTCTAAAGATATAGATGCAGAAATAACATGGCTTGAAAGAAAAGTAAAATAAATTTGACTTATATGCATAAAAGTATTGTAAAAATGCTATAAAAAAGATAAAATAGTTTTGAATATATTTAAAATATACTTATTATATAAAAAAGGCTGAACAGATTCATGTCTTGGGGAGAGATGACATGATTTTGGCTGAGTAATCTAAGGAGAACTATGGTAGAAAAAAATGTCAAAATACTAAAGAGAGCATTTTTAGTATCTATAGCAGTTGCCATATCCATATGGGTGTGTAATTATTTTAACCTTTCTCATTTTTATGCAGGGATAGGAGCTTTGAATGTATCAGATTTAAATGATTCAAAAACAAGAAAACAAGCCTATGAAAGAGTCATGACAACTATATTTGGAGGAGTAATAGCAGTTATTATATGCTATATGGGATTTCAGGAAAATCTTGTTATGTATATATTAGGACTGTGTGTTGTATGCTGCTTCAATGAAATTGTAATGAGAATTCCATCTTCTGTAGGATGTATAGCTTTTACTTATATTATGCTGAATGTTGATCCTGAAAGAACTCCAGTTGCCTATCTTATGGAAAGAGTAATAGGGACTTTTGCTGGAGTTGCTGCAATATCTCTTGTAATTACGCTGTATAACGCATTTTTTGATAAAGAAGAAATGAAAAATAAAGTACCACCAACGCCAAAAGCTGACTTGAAGAAGCAGATAATGAGAGGATTAGAACCAGGAATGGCTGTTATTTTAGGATTGGCAGCAATAAAGTTTATCAATCACTTTTTTGATCCTGTGTATATAACAAATTATACTCTGTATTATTGTGCTCTTGCTATTGTAGTACCTTTTAGACTCGAATGGGATGAACTTCTTTTGCGGACAAAAGAAAGATTTCTCAGCACAGTGTTTGGAGGATTTGTAGCATTTGCTTTATATTTTTCAGGCTTTACAGGTACTTTTTGGTGTTCGGTTGGAATAATACTTGTAATAATAATAACAGAAATATTTGTAAAAGTTCCTGCTTCTTTAGGGGGAATAGTTTTTATGTTTATAATGGTTAACATGAAAAAGCCTGGATTGACACCTATGCTTTATTATACTAACAGAGTATACGGAACAGCTGTTGGAGTTATAACAATAATCATATTTTCATATATATTTAATAAAGTTGCTGAAAAATACAAGAAACCAAAAAGAAATAGTAAAGTATTTAAGGGAGATGTAAAATGATATTTGATACTTTAGAAAATTTAAAAAATTATAAGGGAATATCTGCTAATTTTGATAGAGCTGTTGAAAGTATAATGGCTGGAGATTATTTGAATGCTTCTGAAGGAAGGCATGATGTAGATGGAGATAACATATATTTTAATGTACAGGAAAACTTATTAACAAGAGAAGTATCTGAAACTTGTTTTGAAAGCCATCAAAAATATATAGATATTCAATTAATAGTTGATGGAGAAGAAAATTTTGGATATTCAGCAAGAGAAGTGCTGAAAGAGAGAAATAACTATGATTCAGAAAAAGACTATGATCATTTAGATGGAGAAATAGAAGTGATGTGTAAAATGTCAAAAGATAGATTTATTCTTTTTCTTCCACTGGAACCTCATATGCCATGTTTAAAAGTTGGAGAAAAGAAAAAAATAAAAAAAGCTGTATATAAAATAAAAATTTAATCAACTGAACAATGAAAGCTGTCTGAGTAAAATCAGGCAGTTTTTTTATTGCTTTTAAGTTTCTCTTTTTTTCTTTAAATGAGTTATTTTCATATTATATGTTTTTAAATAATATCAAAAAACAACAAAAAACAACAAAAATACAAAAAATAACTTGAAAAAACATTTTTGATGTGATATATTTACAAATATAAGAGAAAATAAAAAATATTAAGGAGAGAGATGAAAAATGACAAAAAGTGCAAATTTTAAAAAATGGTTTACATTTGTAGTCTTGGTAATTGGGGGAGGAACAATATTTAAACTTTCTTCATTAAAAGATGCTTTTTATGTACCTATGCAGGAATTTATGGGATTAACACATACACAAATAGGAGCAGCTCTTTCTGTATATGGACTAGTACAGACAATAGGTAACTTTGCTTCTATATATATATCAGACAGATTTTCAAAGAGAATAATGATATCTTTTTCTCTTGTATGTATTGGGCTGATTGGAATATATATATCAACATTTCCGGGGTATGGAGGAATCTTACTAGCATGGGGATTACTTTCTTTCTTTGGGGAAGTGGTATACTGGCCAGTTCTTTTAAAAGCAATAAGACTGCTTGGAGATGAAACAGAACAGGGAAGATTATTTGGATTTTTAGAAGCTGGAAGAGGAGTTGTAGATACAATAGTTGCATTTTCAGCATTAGGAATATTTGCACTATTAGGAAAAGGGTCAGTAGCTTTAAGAGGATCAATACTTTTTTATTCAGGAGCAGTTATATTAACAGGAATAATATCATATATCCTTGTTGAAGATGATAAAATAGTTGTAGCTGATGGAGAAAAGATAAATAAGAATAAACTGGCATGGCAGGGAGTAATTCAAGCAGTAAAAACTCCTGAAATATGGGTAGTATCATTGACAATAGCATCTATATACTCAGTTTACTGTGGTTTGACATACTTTATTCCATTCTTGAAAGATATTTATGGAATGCCAGTGACATTGATTGGTGCCTATGGAATAGTAAATCAATATGGTTTGAAAATGGTTGGTGGCCCTGTTGGAGGAATGCTTGTTGATAAGAAGTTTAAATCAGCAACTAAATTCTTAAGAGTAGCTTTGATAGCAGCAGCAATAGCAATGTTTGGATTTACACTTCTGCCTCATGAAACTATGAATGTATATGTTGGTATGGCTTGTACTTTAGGGTTTGGTGCTATTATTTTCTCTATGAGAGCAGTATTCTTTGCTCCGATTGATGAGATAAAAGTTCCTAGACATATAAGTGGAGCAGCAATGTCAATAGCTTGTATTTTTGGATATTCTCCACAAATGTTTGCCTTTGCACTTTATGGAAATATGCTTGACAGACATCCAGGAATGGCAGGATATAGAATGGTATTTATGACAATGATAGGATTTGCAATAGTGGGAGTAGTTATTACAACAATCTTATTAGGAATGATAAAGAAGAAAAAGAATCAAGAAATAGCAGATTAATAAAAATATACTCAGGAGGAAAAAATGTTGAAATTGGGATTGGAAACAGAAAGTCTTCATTTATGGCTGCAGCATAAGAGAATGGATATATTTGGATTTATAGAGAAAGCTCATGAACTTGGATTGGATGGAGTTCAGATAAATGTTATAAAAGATTATAATCTTGATGAAAATTGGGGGGCTTTAGAAAGCAACTCAGATGAACATTTGAGAAAAATAAAAGAGTTATTGAATAAATATGGAATGTATGTAGAGCTGGATATGAGAAATCTTGACTATGAACGTTTGGTAGAGGTGTTGGAAGTTGCAAATAAATTAGGTGCAGATGTAATCAGATCATATATACCAATCAAACCTCTTGAAAGGAAAGAAAATACTTCTGGAGCAGAGGGAGCTTATGATTTTGCTAAAGTACGTTATGATTTTGATATGAAGTCATATGATGAAGGAATAGAGAAAGTAAAAAGAATTATTCCATTATTAGAAAAATATAGAATAAAGCTTGCATTGGAAAATCACGAATATGAAACGTCAGAAGAACTAGTAAATGTAATAAAAAAGATAGATTCTAAATGGGTAGGATTTTTATTTGACTTTGGAAACTCTATGATGGCTTGGGAAGAACCAGTAAAAGCTGCAGAAAATATGGCACCATATACTTATACTACTCATTTTAAAGATCATATAATAATAGAAGAACCAGAAGATAAATATGGATATGTAGTTTGTGGAGTTCCAGCTGGAAGAGGAAATATTGATTTAGAAAAATGTTTTAATATTTTGATGGAAAAATCATCTCTTACTAGAATAAATGTAGAAAGCTGTCATCCATATTGTGCTCAGTTTAAAAGAACACCAGGAACTGGGGGAGTAGAAAAAGTAGGAGAAGGAACTTTTAAAGTTGAAAAACATCCTTATGACTATAATATTATAAAGCCAGCTCAATATTATTATCCACATGAAGTATCTGAGGAAATGCTGGAAAAACTGATAGAAGATCAATTAAATGGATTGATTGAAACTGTAGATTATTTAAAAAAATTAAGAGATAATTATTCGAAGTAATAAGA encodes:
- a CDS encoding GNAT family N-acetyltransferase, coding for MDIIIRTVKLDDIESINTLYREVDELHLEKYPELFKKPEEEGRSLEYIKSIIATPYREIFVAERGGEIVGIAEVMVTKNQPFPVKIDMKWVALDNLVVSEKFKGHGIGSMLVDCVIDWARDWNINRIELKVYEQNFEALSFYEAKGFETLNRTMFLNIE
- a CDS encoding tetratricopeptide repeat protein, with the protein product MEDLKNRVDELLENQEYDKALELLTENEINGKADTWTNSTTGWILGKLGRKEEALEYLRKVEGEEEENTWLCCEIGWNLGALGKSKEAVYYLNRAKELGRDDVWINSELGWNMGRLDRNEEAVYYLNRAKELGRDDTWIFEELGWNLGILKKYEEALENLIISEKMKEPDAWTNSQIGWNLGKMGRDEEAVAYLKKAVEQGRDDTWVFSTLAWNLGKLDRSEEALKYLLKASELGRDDEWINSEIGWNYDRLDQYEKAYEYLKKVEDMGRDDAWFFREYGWCIGRLEGDREEEALKYLRKAEEIEGADSWLNTEIGWNLGKLGKYEEALEKLKKAEEQGDSSRWLYREIAWNLGRVKNPKEALEYLKKAEDKDNLTPWICTEFAWNLGKLGEVEEAIFYLRKAKELGRDDAWVNRELGWNLGKMDKYKEALECLRKAEKMEEDPDAWLYREIGWNLGMLDEFEEALGYLRKAEEMEEADDWLNSQIGWNLGEQDKYVEAMVYIERAMKQGRDDSWINGEYGWLLTKMEKHEEALDYFKKAEAEKEPSNWLLGQLGDVYKVLGKYESALEYYKRLEEADPEDSNNFSNIADVLTKLDRREEAAEYYKKSEKKNGKVENYSIAANYEKIGDYENAAKYYYKVITEENRRDTWIYKKAGAVFKKIGKYAEALDCYRKAKEYNGKNSSKDIDAEITWLERKVK
- a CDS encoding FUSC family protein, producing MVEKNVKILKRAFLVSIAVAISIWVCNYFNLSHFYAGIGALNVSDLNDSKTRKQAYERVMTTIFGGVIAVIICYMGFQENLVMYILGLCVVCCFNEIVMRIPSSVGCIAFTYIMLNVDPERTPVAYLMERVIGTFAGVAAISLVITLYNAFFDKEEMKNKVPPTPKADLKKQIMRGLEPGMAVILGLAAIKFINHFFDPVYITNYTLYYCALAIVVPFRLEWDELLLRTKERFLSTVFGGFVAFALYFSGFTGTFWCSVGIILVIIITEIFVKVPASLGGIVFMFIMVNMKKPGLTPMLYYTNRVYGTAVGVITIIIFSYIFNKVAEKYKKPKRNSKVFKGDVK
- a CDS encoding YhcH/YjgK/YiaL family protein, producing the protein MIFDTLENLKNYKGISANFDRAVESIMAGDYLNASEGRHDVDGDNIYFNVQENLLTREVSETCFESHQKYIDIQLIVDGEENFGYSAREVLKERNNYDSEKDYDHLDGEIEVMCKMSKDRFILFLPLEPHMPCLKVGEKKKIKKAVYKIKI
- a CDS encoding MFS transporter, producing MTKSANFKKWFTFVVLVIGGGTIFKLSSLKDAFYVPMQEFMGLTHTQIGAALSVYGLVQTIGNFASIYISDRFSKRIMISFSLVCIGLIGIYISTFPGYGGILLAWGLLSFFGEVVYWPVLLKAIRLLGDETEQGRLFGFLEAGRGVVDTIVAFSALGIFALLGKGSVALRGSILFYSGAVILTGIISYILVEDDKIVVADGEKINKNKLAWQGVIQAVKTPEIWVVSLTIASIYSVYCGLTYFIPFLKDIYGMPVTLIGAYGIVNQYGLKMVGGPVGGMLVDKKFKSATKFLRVALIAAAIAMFGFTLLPHETMNVYVGMACTLGFGAIIFSMRAVFFAPIDEIKVPRHISGAAMSIACIFGYSPQMFAFALYGNMLDRHPGMAGYRMVFMTMIGFAIVGVVITTILLGMIKKKKNQEIAD
- a CDS encoding sugar phosphate isomerase/epimerase family protein, producing MLKLGLETESLHLWLQHKRMDIFGFIEKAHELGLDGVQINVIKDYNLDENWGALESNSDEHLRKIKELLNKYGMYVELDMRNLDYERLVEVLEVANKLGADVIRSYIPIKPLERKENTSGAEGAYDFAKVRYDFDMKSYDEGIEKVKRIIPLLEKYRIKLALENHEYETSEELVNVIKKIDSKWVGFLFDFGNSMMAWEEPVKAAENMAPYTYTTHFKDHIIIEEPEDKYGYVVCGVPAGRGNIDLEKCFNILMEKSSLTRINVESCHPYCAQFKRTPGTGGVEKVGEGTFKVEKHPYDYNIIKPAQYYYPHEVSEEMLEKLIEDQLNGLIETVDYLKKLRDNYSK